The Papaver somniferum cultivar HN1 chromosome 3, ASM357369v1, whole genome shotgun sequence genome includes a region encoding these proteins:
- the LOC113355163 gene encoding magnesium/proton exchanger-like produces the protein MGSTYRRIVESLTGTLRHEKCESYFLFSKETSLGDGFRAFLYLLGVAYCFIGLSAITARFFRSMENVVKQTREVVYIDPITNAETIRHEKVWNYTIADITLLAFGTSFPQISLATIDAIRNLGQIYAGGLGPGTLVGSAAFDLFPIHAVCVIVPKAGELKKISDIGVWLVELFWSFWAYIWLYIILEVWTPNVVTLWEALLTVLQFGLLLVHAYVQDKRYPYVSLPLARADRPEDWVPEEANASKDCKQDDDNTGYMEYSEILGVEENRNIVDIFSIHSNNSTGVEYQNVSTDDIGESSCGNSGKKSIVEDPHLLSLWGQQFLDALTLESTESRKLDSIYLRLARISWQLLLLPWRLLFAFVPPCSIFHGWIAFICSLCFISGIAYIVTVFSDLISCVTGINPYVIAFTVLASGTSWPDLVASKIAAERQTTADSAIANITCSNSVNIYVGIGIPWLIDTTYNFIAYREPLRIQNAEGLSFSLLIFFLTSICCIGVLVIRRLTLGAELGGPRFWAWLTSAYFMFLWFVFVVLSSLKVSGFF, from the exons ATGGGCTCAACCTATAGACGTATAGTTGAGAGCTTAACAGGAACTTTAAGGCATGAAAAATGTGAAAGCTACTTCCTGTTTTCTAAGGAAACATCCCTTGGGGATGGGTTTCGAGCTTTCTTATATCTTCTTGGTGTGGCCTATTGCTTCATAGGGTTATCAGCCATAACTGCTCGTTTTTTCCGGTCTATGGAGAATGTAGTTAAGCAAACAAGGGAGGTAGTGTACATAGATCCTATCACTAATGCTGAAACCATTAGGCATGAAAAGGTGTGGAATTATACCATTGCGGACATTACGTTACTGGCATTTGGGACAAGCTTTCCTCAGATCTCTTTAGCTACTATAGATGCCATCCGCAACCTTGGTCAGATATATGCTGGAG GTTTGGGTCCTGGAACACTTGTTGGTTCTGCTGCATTCGACTTGTTCCCCATACATGCTGTTTGCGTAATTGTTCCTAAAGCAGGAGAATTGAAGAAGATATCAGATATAGGTGTTTGGCTTGTAGAGCTGTTTTGGTCATTCTGGGCTTATATCTGGCTTTACATCATCTTAGAG GTATGGACACCAAATGTGGTTACACTGTGGGAGGCCTTACTAACCGTGCTGCAGTTTGGATTGCTGCTAGTGCATGCATATGTTCAAGACAAGCGTTATCCATATGTGTCTCTTCCACT AGCTAGAGCCGATAGACCGGAAGATTGGGTGCCAGAAGAAGCAAATGCATCTAAAGATTGTAAACAGGATGACGATAACACTGGTTACATGGAGTACTCTGAAATACTTGGTGTGGAGGAGAACAGGAACATTGTTGATATCTTCTCTATCCATTCAAATAATTCCACAG GTGTAGAGTATCAAAACGTGTCCACCGATGATATAGGTGAATCATCCTGTGGAAATTCTGGGAAGAAgtccattgttgaagatcctcaTCTGCTGTCACTTTGGGGACAACAATTTCTTGATGCTCTCACG CTGGAGAGCACAGAGTCAAGAAAATTGGACAGTATCTATTTAAGACTCGCAAGAATTTCCTGGCAATTACTCCTTTTACCATGGAGACTCTTGTTCGCTTTTGTGCCTCCTTGCAGTATTTTTCATGGATGGATTGCCTTCATCTGTTCTCTGTGTTTCATTAGCGGAATAGCTTATATTGTCACAGTGTTCTCAGATCTGATAAGCTGTGTGACAG GAATAAATCCATATGTCATAGCATTTACTGTATTGGCAAGTGGAACCTCATGGCCAGATCTAGTTGCTAGTAAGATTGCTGCAGAACGCCAAACCACTGCAGATTCTGCTATAGCAAACATCACTTGCAG CAACTCGGTGAATATTTACGTTGGTATTGGAATTCCTTGGCTGATTGACACGACATACAACTTTATTGCATACAGGGAGCCATTGAGGATCCAAAATGCCGAAGGTTTAAGCTTCTCATTGCTCATTTTCTTTTTGACTTCCATCTGTTGTATCGGAGTACTTGTGATCAGACGCCTAACTTTAGGAGCTGAGCTGGGAGGACCAAGGTTTTGGGCTTGGTTAACCAGTGCCTACTTCATGTTCCTTTGGTTTGTTTTTGTTGTTCTGTCCTCGCTAAAAGTTTCAGGCTTCTTTTGA